The following DNA comes from Haloferax mediterranei ATCC 33500.
GTGGATGCCGAGGTGCGACCCGAAGTGGAAGGTTACGTCGTCGTACTTCGTCCGGGCGACCTGGACCGCCATCGGAACGTCGTTTTTGACGTGGCTCGCAGCGAACAACGACAACGGAACGACGGTCAACGTCTGACAGGTCGGTGCCAGCGTCTCGATGGCGTCTTCTATCGACGGGTCGGCAAGCTCGATATACGCCGCGTCGACCGGAATCGACAGTTCCGATTCTAGCTTGGCGGCGAGCGTCCGAACCTGTTCGTTCGACTTCTCCCGGCGGGACCCGTGTCCCACGAGGAGAATCGCGTCGTCGTCGAGTGATAGCTGCTCAGTACTCATTAGTTCTGGGCCTGTTCGAGGCTTCGCGTCAGTTTCCGCCGACGCGTCGGTGCGAACAGATTCGTCTCGTCGCTTCCGTCGTAGACCCACGTTCCGAACGGGGCCGCGGCGTCATCGTCGAGACCGAACCAGTAGCCACCCGAGGAGGTTTCGCTGATGTCGCCGGTCGGCGCGTCAACCGGGCAAGATTCGAGTAGCCCGTCAATCGTCTCCAGAAGGGTTCGGTCGTCGTGGACGAACGAGATGCCGACCGTCCCGCTGGACGATTTGAAACAGACGGTCCCGCAACTTTCGAGCAGTCCGCGGAGGAGTTGCTTCCGGTACTCGTCGAACACGTCGAACCGGTAGCCACCCGCGTCGTCGCCGACCGGGAGGCCGAACGCGCCGGTCGCGCTTTTGATGATGTCGCCTTCGACTGTCACGAGATACTCGTCTTTCGTCCGGGTGACGGAGGTGTTGTGCGCGTAGGGCCGCTCGGTCACCTGCTGGTCGATGTCGCCGCCGCCGGCAATTGCCGCGACGCGGTTCGCACACGTCTCGTCGTTCGTTCGGACCGTGACTGTATCTGATTCGATGTCGTCACTACCGGCGACGTGGCCCCACAGGTAGGCAGTTTTGGGTGCGCTCTTCAGGAGGTCAGCCGCTGGTTCGACGTCGGTGTCGCTCATGTCTCTCCCTCCCGAACCGTAATCGCGCCGGGTGGACACGCTCGCGCCGCAAGGTTCGCATCCTCGATGTCGCCTTCGACGGTCGCAACGACTCTGTCTTTCTCGTCGTCACGCGCAACCTCGACCACGCCCGCTGCGTCCGCATCAATCGTTGCGAGTCCCATCTCGTCTTCGACGAATCGCTCGTCGCGGGTGAGACACGCGAAGATGCCGTCGCAGGCCGCTCTGTCGATTTCGATTTCGAACATCTCAGTACTCGTATTTCTGTTCGTAGCCGCGGGGCGTCACCATGCGGTCGTCCCACACGTACGTCTCCTCGTTGCCGACGAGCAGCGTCGTCGTCATGTCCACGAGGTCCGTCTCACCGAGTTCGAGCAGGTCCTGTAGTTCGACGATTTCCACTCGTTCGTCCTCACGACCCGCGCCGTGGACGATGCCGACCGGCGTCTCTGGGTCGCGGTGTTCGAGCAGAATCTCGCAACACTTCTCGTAGTTCGACCGCCGCTTTCGGCTCCACGGGTTGTAGATAACGATGGTGAAGCCCTCTTTCGCGGCCGAGTGCAGACGCGACTCGATTGTCGGCATCGAGGTCAGGTGGTCCGAGAGGCTGATGGTAACCGTGTCGTTCACTAGGGGCGCGCCCAGTCGCGCAGCACACGACTGCGCGGCGGGAACGCCGGCAACAACGTCGAAGTCGACCATGTCAGCGGTCGCGCCCTTCGATTCGAGGATTTCGAGCGCGAGTCCGGCCAGCGCGTAGACGTTCGGGTCGCCGCTGCCGACGATTGCGACGTCGTTTCCGGCGAGCGTCCGGTCGATTGCCTCTTCGGTTCGGGAGACTTCACCGCACATCGGCGTCGAGTAGATGTCCTCGGCACCTTCCACGATGTCGTCGGGGAGAAGTTCGACGTAGGTCGTGTAGCCGACGATGTGCTCAGCATCTCGGAGCGTTTCTTTCGCCAGCGACGTCATCTCGCTCGGGCGACCCGGTCCGAGACCGACTGCGACGAGTTGGCCCGGTTCGCCGTCGAAGTCGTCGACGGTCGCCTCGACCTTCTCGTCGGTCTGTTTTTTCTTCGAACTTCCGCATCCGGAACTCGACGAGGACTTGGATTTGGAGGAACCGCCGCACTTCGAGGATGAGGAGTCGGTCGATTCAGTTGGCTCAGCCGATTTGCTCGACTTCCCGCCGCATTTCGAGGTCGTTTCCTTCGTCTCTTCGGTCGAGTCAGTCGTCGTTCCGCCGCACTTCGATTCGGTCTCTGTGTCTGTTTCGCTCATGGTTAGAAGTCGTCGACGTCGCGCCCGCCGCGGGGCGTGACGAGGTACGTTTCGTAGTCGTTACTCCACGGTTCGGTCTCGTGCGTCCCGATGAGAATCGACGTTCCCATCCCGCCGACGTCCTCGTCGTGGGATTTCGCGTCGCCGAGGGTCGTAATCGAGAACGTCTCGTCGTCCAGATTCCGCCCCGATTCGCCGCGACCGGCGTCGTTGAAGATGCCGACTGGAACGTCGTCAGCGCGTTCTTCCCGGACGATGTCGATGGCGCGGGTGTAGTTTCGCCAGCAGTTGTACAGCACGATGACGAAGTTGCTGATGGCGGCCGCGCGCAGTTTCTCCTCGATTTCGTCCCATCCACGCCACTTGTCGGACAGCGAAATCGTACAGAAGTCGTTCGACAGCGGCGCGCCCATCATCGCCGCGCCGCCGAGTGCCGCAGTCACGCCGGGAACGATTTCGATGGGAACGTCCGTCGCGTCGTCGGCGTCCGCCATCGTGAACACGAGGTCGGACTTGCCGTAGACGTTCGGGTCGCCGCCGGAGACGTGCGCGACGTCCTCACCCTCTCGAACGCGCTCGAAGGCCTCTCGGGTCAGTTCGACCTGTTGGCCCATCGAGGAACGGACGACTTCGGGCCCCTCGTCGCTGTCTTCGGGCGGGAGCGTGTCGTCGTCGCGGAGGAACTCCTGATACAGGTTCGACGCGACGACGCAATCGGCAGTCTGGATGACCTCTTTGGCGCGCTGAGTCATGTGCGCGGGGAG
Coding sequences within:
- a CDS encoding ferredoxin, with the translated sequence MFEIEIDRAACDGIFACLTRDERFVEDEMGLATIDADAAGVVEVARDDEKDRVVATVEGDIEDANLAARACPPGAITVREGET
- the cobJ gene encoding precorrin-3B C(17)-methyltransferase, giving the protein MSETDTETESKCGGTTTDSTEETKETTSKCGGKSSKSAEPTESTDSSSSKCGGSSKSKSSSSSGCGSSKKKQTDEKVEATVDDFDGEPGQLVAVGLGPGRPSEMTSLAKETLRDAEHIVGYTTYVELLPDDIVEGAEDIYSTPMCGEVSRTEEAIDRTLAGNDVAIVGSGDPNVYALAGLALEILESKGATADMVDFDVVAGVPAAQSCAARLGAPLVNDTVTISLSDHLTSMPTIESRLHSAAKEGFTIVIYNPWSRKRRSNYEKCCEILLEHRDPETPVGIVHGAGREDERVEIVELQDLLELGETDLVDMTTTLLVGNEETYVWDDRMVTPRGYEQKYEY
- a CDS encoding precorrin-3B C(17)-methyltransferase; this translates as MSEGAATTTGDREEAPDDYGTLYVVGIGPGLPAHMTQRAKEVIQTADCVVASNLYQEFLRDDDTLPPEDSDEGPEVVRSSMGQQVELTREAFERVREGEDVAHVSGGDPNVYGKSDLVFTMADADDATDVPIEIVPGVTAALGGAAMMGAPLSNDFCTISLSDKWRGWDEIEEKLRAAAISNFVIVLYNCWRNYTRAIDIVREERADDVPVGIFNDAGRGESGRNLDDETFSITTLGDAKSHDEDVGGMGTSILIGTHETEPWSNDYETYLVTPRGGRDVDDF